The genomic stretch CGGAAGAAGACTTTATACGTATCCACGACATCACCATCGACCCCAAACGCCACCAGGTCCATTGCGGCAGCCGCGTCGCAGACTTGAGTGTTACCGAATTCTCAATTCTTGAGTTTTTAGCCAGGAACGCCGGGTGGGTATTTTCCCGCAACCAGATAATCGGGGCAGTAAAGGGTGATTCGTATCCTGTAACCGAGCGGGCTGTGGATGTACAGATTCTGGGGTTGAGAAAGAAGCTCGAAGAATACGGTGCGTACATTGAGACGGTTCGGGGAGTCGGATACCGCATGAGGGAAGAAGATTCCGGAGACAGCGGGGCTCTCCCCATCCGCCGGGCTATTCAATCCTCGTAAGGTTTCTTCCGTTCTGCTTGGCCCTGTACATGGCGGCATCCGCACGTGCAATCCAGGCTTCCCGGCTCTCTCCTGAATGGTACTGGGCAACACCCAATGAAGCAGTTACCGAGAGTTCAAAATCTCCGCTATCAATCTTCCTCTCCATAAGAGAAAGTCGAAAACGTTCAGCGATAGCAAAGGCCTGATCCTTGTAGGTATTCGGCAGAACCATAAAGAACTCCTCACCGCCGTAGCGGCCGGCTTGATCGTACTTTCGCAGGGTTTCCTGGAGAAGATTGCCGATCTCCTTGATTACCATATCACCCACAGGATGCCCATAATTGTCGTTAATCGGCTTAAAGTGGTCGATGTCCATCATTATGCCGGACAAGGGGACCTCGGTCCTGAGAGCCCGGTCGATTTCGATATCGATTATGGAAAACAGACTCATCCGGTTCAAAAGACCGGACAGCATGTCGTATTTGGCTATTCGTTCCAGCTTGGCCTTTGTGCGTTCAAGCTCCTCTTTTTCCGTCTCTATTACTTCCAGGGTCTGTTTCAGGTGCAGGTGGCGATCCAGAATCTTGCTGGCAAGTTCCTCCTCCTGCTTAACCGCCTGACGGAAGAATTCCCGCTCCTCAAAAAGCCGCATCTGACTTCTTAAACGAATATATGCGGCCTTTATGCGGGTCTGAAACTCAAGTTTACGGACGGGCTTCTGAATATAATCATCGGCCCCCTCCTCCAATGCATCATTGAGACGCTGCTTTTCATGGGCAGTTAAAATAATCTGCAGGGGACACTGGAAATATCGCTTTCTGAACTCGATGGCCAGCTCCCGCCAAGGGGGATCAGTTACATCAAGGTCGATGAGGATAATATGAATGTCTTCTTCTTTAAGATACGAAAGAGCTTCGCCGGAACTTCCGGCACTTAATACACCATACCCTTCTTCCACCAAGTAACGGTTCATCTTTTCAAGATCACCGGAGTTGCTGTCAATTAACAGAATACGGGTCATATACCCTCATTTTTAATCAGCCCCGCAGATACATCAGAAAAACCTGGAAACCTCCAAGAACCGCTCCCAGGAACGCTCCAAAGACGTTGATCCACTTCAGCTGCTTCTTTATTACCAATAATAATAATGATTCAACCTCTTCAATTGCAAGGCTGTCGATGCGTAATATTACAAGCTTTTCTATATCCATTACTTCAAGGGCGATGGGAACCGCTTTTACAAGGAGCCCGACTACTGTATCACGAACCAGGGGGACAAGGAGTTCCCGTCCGCCTGTATTCCAGCCGATCAGATCCCCCACGCTAAGATCCTCAGGAACAAGAGACAGAATGCCTGCAGCGGTGATTCCGGACTCCGCCTTGAAAGGATCCACCCCGCTGAAGAGTTTATCCATTATGCCTGCCAGTTCATCTATTTTGTCAGGTTCCAGGAATTCGCCAAGGGGTAACTTAAGGTTCTGCTTAAGATACTCCTCCGCCGCCACGAGCAGCCCTTCCACGGTTTCCGGAGACTGCAGGCTTTCTTCCAGGTTCTGGATAAAACGGTCCACAAGGTAGGACATGTTCTCTTCCATGGTTCTGTGGTACTGTCCGGCCACTACTACCAGCCTCTGAATACCGGAGAGGCTGTCCACCGCATCCCTGAAGAGCAGAACTCCCCGCCGATGCAGCTCATTCCGTGTGGCGCTGCGATTCAGCCACTGAATCAGGAAGCGCCGCAATGACGGCAAGACCCCAGCGAAGCCTGCGATTATTGCCTGCCGGGCCTCCGGGCTGAGGAGCTCTTCGATTTTACGGTTCTCCTGTATGTGCCTGTGCAGGATTCCGGCAGTCAGCTCTCCCGCCGGTCCGCGGCCGCCCTGCTCCGGGACTTCTGTTCGCTCCGAGCCAAGATACGTCCGAACCAGCCCCCGCAGCAGGGCGGTCCCCAGGCTGTGGATTCCCGGAGAATCAGCAAGCTCCTTCCACAGGCCGGAAAACCTGCGCAGGGGAGAGTTTGCCGGGTTTTTTAGTATGGAAGAGATTTTTACCGGACACAGAATATCCCCGCCCCGGCGAATTGCCGATTCAAGACCCTGCAGAAAGCCCGGGGTTTCCATCTGTGCACAAACTGCTTCAACGGTAAAAAGTTCCGTTGATACCTGCCGGGCAATACTGCGGGCAAGTTCGTGCCGCTGTTTCGGGATAATTCCCGGGGTAAGGGGCAGCCGAAAACCGAAGAACCTCTTCTCCCTGTAAGGGCGAAAGAGCATGGTTATGGCTATTTTATTTGTAATATAGCCTATGACAGCCCCGGCTAAAGGGGGAATGAAGTAGATAACTGCAGACGGCATGTCCATAGGGGGGGCTTACCGTGTTTCCCTGGCAGCCCGCAGCGCCTGTTCCCTGCTGCCGTATAGCTCCACATAGGCGCCAAAGACCCATCCGATCAAACCGTCATAGGAAACCTGGTACCAGTAGTCCTCGTATCCTTCAATAAAAACTTTATCCGGAGACTGGGAAAGGACCTCCAAAACTACCCCCCGGCGGTTCCAGAAGGTAGTAACCACCTCGCTCTGGGAATCAGGACTGTTTCTCATACGCAGATGAGATGAGGCAATAACACCCCATTTTTCCCTCATGGACAAGAGAGAGGTGGGAGGAAGATCTATGCTTGTCAGCTTTTCTTCCTTTGCACATCCGGTAAAGATGAGGATTAAACTGAACACAGCAAACAGTGTATATTTTTTACAGCCCGTATTTTTAAAAAATTTTATCATACCCCCAGACCTCTGTCAGTCCTCGCCTTTTAGGTTCTGTATCTCATCCCGGATTAGCGCGGCCTTCTCAAACTCGAGATTCTTGGCCATCTCCAGCATCTCATGCTCAAGGGCCTTGATCAAGGCCGCCTTCTCCCTGGGAATAAGGATATTATAACTGCGCTTCAGCACGTCTAGAGCCTGCTCTTCCGCAGCACGGCTCTCCTCTTTCTGGCGCACGAGAATATCGTGAATGGATTTTCTGACAGACTGGGGCGTAATGCCGTGGGTCCTGTTATACTCCTCCTGAATGCTGCGCCGGCGATCTGTCTCGTCGATGGCAGTCTCCATGGCCGGCGACATTCTGTCGGCATACATCAATACCCGGCCGTCCAGGTTACGGGCCGCCCGTCCGATGGTCTGGATCAGGGAAGTCGAGCTCCTCAGGAAACCGATCTTGTCAGCATCCAGAATGGCGATCAGCGCGACCTCAGGGAGGTCCAATCCTTCCCGCAGCAGGTTGATACCTACCAGAACATCGAATACGCCCTGTCTGAGCTGGGTGAGGATCTCCACCCGCTCAATCGTCTCAACCTCGGAGTGAAGATACCGAACCCGCACCCCCAGATTCGCCAGGTAATCCGTCAGGTCCTCGGCCATCTTCTTGGTAAGGGTGGTAATCAGCGTCCGGTATCCCAGGGCTATGGTGGCCTTGATTTCGCCGAAGAGGTCCTCAATCTGTCCTTCCGTAGGGCGCACCTCAATTTGGGGATCCAGAAGCCCTGTAGGCCGGATAATCTGCTCTACCACCTGAGCAGAGCGCCGGATCTCCTCTTTTCCCGGAGTCGCAGAGACAAAGATGGCCTGGTCCAGGAGCTGCTCGAACTCCCCAAAAATCAGGGGCCGGTTATCCAGGGCGGAAGGCAGGCGGAAACCATGGTTTACCAGGTTCAGCTTGCGGGAGCGGTCACCTTCGTACATGGCGCCGACCTGGGGCAGGGTTACGTGGCTCTCGTCGATCATAGTCATGAACCCTTGAGGAAAATAATCCAGCAGCACCGACGGCCGTTCCCCCTCGATGCGGTCGGAAAGGTGCCGGGAGTAGTTCTCTATCCCTGAGCAGTAACCCATCTCTTCCATCATCTCCAGGTCATACTCGGTGCGTGTTTTTAAACGCTGGGCCTCGACAATCTTGCCCTCTTCGGTAAACCTGCGATACTGCTCCTCCAGCTCTTCCCTGATCTCCTTAAGAGACTTCTGAACCTGATCTTCAGGCATTACAAAGTGTTTGGCCGGGTAGATGACACAGTGATCCCGCTCGTCCAGGACCTGCATTCCCACCGGATCGATGCGCCGGATACGGGCGACCGTGTCCCAGTCAAGCTCCACCCGAAAGGCATGTTCCGTATAGGCTGGGTAAATCTCCAGCACGTCGCCGCGGACCCGGAAGTTACCCCGGTCCAGGATATGGTCATTCCGTTCATACTGCAGGGAGATCAGCTGCCGGCTGATGGAACCGATGTCCGCCTCGTCGCCGACTTTTAACCGAAGGCGCATCTCGTGGAAGGATTTTGGGTTTCCCAGGCCGTAAATGCAGGATACCGTGGCTACGATTATAACGTCCTCCCGCTCCATCAGCGAGGAGGTAGCTGAGAGCCTCAGACGGTCTATCTCGTCGTTAATGGAGGCGTCCTTTTCGATATAGAGATCCCGGGAGGGAACATAGGCCTCGGGCTGATAGTAATCGTAGTAGGAGACAAAGTACTCCACGGCGTTATCGGGAAAGAAGTCCTTGAACTCCCGGTAAAGCTGGGCAGCCAGGGTCTTGTTGTGGGAAATAACCAGGGTCGGCCTCTGGATCGTCTCGATGATCTTGGCCATGGTGAAGGTTTTTCCGGAGCCTGTGACCCCTTTCAGGGTCTGAAAGCGGTCTCCCTGTTCGATGCCTTCCACCAGCTTGCGGATTGCTTCTCCCTGGTCCCCGGCGGGGGCATAGGATGATTCTACACGAAAACGCGGCATGGCTTAATTCCAGTACAGTTCTTCGGGGCGCTCGGAGAGTTCCACCTGGAAACTCCGCTTCTGCCGGCCCCGGTATGCGACTACATCAATCACCTCTCCCGGGCGATTGTCCTCCAGGGCACCAAGAAGATCGGAAATCGTCTCGGTTCTGTCACCATCCACCTCAACCAGAATATCCCCTCCCAGGTAGAGGATCGAACGTCCGTAGCGGATCGGATTGGTCTGGTCGCCTCCGCGGATTCCTGCCTTCTCGGCGGCACCGCCCTTTACGGTCTTGGAGACAAGAATACCCTTTTCCACCGTGAGTTTTCCGTACCGGACAATATTTCTGTCCAGCTGCACGGGTACAACATCGATCCATCCCCGGCGCACCAGACCGTACTCAATAAGGTCGGGAACGACCCGCCGCGCGGTATTTACCGGTGTGGCAAAACCGATTCCCACGGACCCGCCGGAAGGACTGTATATCATGGTATTAATGCCGATCATCTCTCCATGGGCGTTCAGGAGGGGCCCGCCGGAGTTCCCCGGATTGATGCTTGCGTCGGTCTGGATCATATCGCGGATAACAATGTTGGACGAGGTACGCACCGGCCGCCCCAGCCCGGAAACAATTCCCGTAGTCAGGGTTCGATCATACCCAAAAGGATTTCCAATAGCCAGTACCTTCTGACCGACCCTCAGATTGGATGAATCACCAAAAGGAACCGTGACAAGGTCTTTGCTTTCGGGATCGAACTTTACCACCGCCAGATCATTCTCGGGGTCCTTGCCGATAACCTCCCCCTCGAACTGGCTGCCGTCGGCGAGATTGATATGTACCTTGTAGGCCTTTTCCACCACGTGATAGTTGGTGAGAATATATCCCCGCCGGTCGATAATCGAACCCGATCCGGTCCCCCCTTCCGAAGGTACAGGTTCCAGGAACCAGTTAAGAGTAAGGGTCTCGGTGGTAATGTTAACTACTCCGCGATTCAGGTTTTCGTAGTTGCGGATGTTGGCCAGTTCATCGTCGGTAAACTCTCCGGAACTCTGGGTCAGATAAGTATTCTCCGGGGGAATGGGGTTGGTCTCCAGGCGGAAAACCGGTTCCTCCTCTGCAGAGACGCTTTCCGGTTCAGCGGGAGTATCCTGTCCCGGGCCGAACAGCCCCAGGCCTGCAGCTAAAAGCAGGACAATAAGCCCGCTGGCCAGGGAATAGAAAATAAGCTGTCCTCGGCTGTAGAGCTTCATCTTTCCTCCTGTCCTTTTAAATATAGCCGGATAGAGGAATAATGCCAACTCGGTTTATGCGCAAAGAATCAGCGGGCTGGGACGCGAAGCCCGGAATAGAACAGGTTTTCTCCCACTCCTCTCAGTCCCACAGCTTCCACAATATGTGTGCCCAGGACCCTTCCCGACCCTTCAAGATCTGCGATACTCCTCGCTACCTTGAGCACACCATGGACCGCCCGGTTGGAGAATCCTTCCCGATGAGTCTCTTCCAGCAGCACCCGCTGGGTGTCCGGGTCCAGGGCCGCTGCATTTACCAGTTCACGGCCCTCAAGTTCTGAGTTAAGACGATCCACACCCCGAAGCTTACGTCCAGTTGTTCGCCCCCGGCTGACCTGTTCCCGCAGCAGGTCTGAGGATTTCCTCTCTCCATGCAACAGGGCCTCCGGGCCCGCAGGCTGCAGAGGAATGCGAATATCGATTCTGTCCAGCAGAGCGCCCCCCAGGGTCTTCCAGTAGCGGGAGATCTCCCGATCTGTGCAGAGACAGACCGCGTCCTCTTTGCCCAGGTTTCCGCAGGGACAGGGATTCAGGGTAAGGAGCAGCTGAAAGCTGGCAGGAAAGAATGCCCTCCGCTGGGCCCGGACAAGATCAACCCGCCGCTGCTCCACCGGTTCCCGCAGAGCCTGCAGCACCCCGGACTGAAACTCCGCTGCTTCATCCAGCAGCAGGACCCCGTTGTGGGCCAGGGACACCTCCCCCGGCTGCAGAAAAGGTCCGCCGCCAATGAGACCTTCCCTGCTGGCACTGTGGTGGGGTTTGCGGAAAGGCGGGGTTTTTATAAGCCCGGACCGCCGGGGCAGTTTTCCCGCCACCGAATAAATACGGGTTACCTCGAGTGCCTCCCGATGGAACAGGGACGGCAGGATCGACGGAAAGCGGACCGCCGCCATGGATTTACCTGAACCGGGAGGTCCAAAAAGCATCGTATGGTGCCCCCCCACTGCGGCGATCTGCAGTGCACGCAGCAACTCGGGGCAGCCGGCCATATCTCCGTAGTCGGGGCCGGCGTCAGATTCCCTTTTGCTCAGGCTGCCTTCTTCTGCCTCTGCGGACTTGCCGGCGCCGGGGTCCTGCAATAATTCCACCGCCGCGGTCAGATCCGTCACCGGGTAAATGTTCTTTAGTCCCGAGGCAGCGGCTTCCGGGCTGTTCTCTCCTGGGACGAGCCTGGGGAGATTCCCCAGCATCTCCGACTCATGCAAAGCCGCGATCACCCCGTCCACCGCCCGTATTCGCCCTGAAAGCTGCAGCTCCCCCATGGCCAGGATACGTTCGGGAGGATCCTCCGGAATACCGCAGGCGGCAAGAATCCCCAGGGCAATGGGCAGATCAAAGGATGCTCCGGCCTTGGGTACCCCTGCCGGATAGAGATTAATGAGGATCCGCTTGCTCGGATACTCGAAGCCCGAGTTGCGGATGGCCACCCGAATACGCTCCTTGGCCTCACGAATAGCGCTGTCCGGCAGCCCCACAATCTCGATCCCCGGCAGAGCAGGACGCAGATCAACCTCCACGGTGACCAGTTCTCCCTCATATCCGAAAGAGGCATAGCTGTAGATAGTCATAGGCCCTCCTCACGCTATAAAACCGCGGGAAGGCCTGTCTGCTTCAGATGGGATCCGACTTTTTTGCTGCCTGTACGGAGGCAACAGCCTCCTGGACCAGCGCATCACAGCGCTCGTTATGCTCGTTACCCGCGTGACCCTTGACCCACTGCCAGCGGATATTCAGGGAGTCACGCAGCTTCTTTAAGGGAACCCAGAGGTCCTGGTTTTTGACGGGCTTTTTGGCTGCTGTTTTCCAGCCGTTGCGGGACCAGGTCTCGATCCAGCTGGTAATACCGTTTTTCACATACTGGCTGTCCGTGTGGACTGCTACCGGTCTTAGGTGCCACTCCTGCCGCCCCCGGACCTCCGTAAGCGCCTCGATTACCGCCGTCAGTTCCATGCGGTTGTTAGTGGTGGCCCCGTCGCCGCCGTTCTTCTCCAGGGTATCCCCGTCCAAGAGAATGCAGTAGGCCCATCCCCCGGGTCCAGGATTCCCCCAGCAGCCGCCGTCGGTATAAATATGGATTTCTGTGTTCTGTGTCATCGGGCAATAGTACGGGGAATCAGGTGGATTGGGCAAGCGGGGAAAGAGAGCCAGGTAATCGTGTTTTTTAAGGTGTTTTTTCTGAATCTATTTCTCCTGGTATTTTGGCTAATGGAATCGTGTTATCTGTGACTTGCGTTAGCTACAAGAATCGTGGAATAGTAAGAACGGGAGGAGTTACTCTTTTAATACTGCTCTGACAATACCGACTGGAAAGCGCACTTTTTTGAAGGAATCGGCAATTGTATTCAACCAACAGCACTAAAAGCTCTGAAATACTCTCCCTTCTCCAATCTTCACCGCACCCTTTCTTTATCAGCAGCCGTACAGGGACAATTCTTTTTATAAGCAGCAGGGCCCTCAGCTTATTCGGGATGAAAGTACGGTCAACCAGGCTATCCCTAACCGCCATGTTCGGTATAGAAGGCGACAAGGCTTTACGCCAAGTGGAACAGACAGTTAAGGGCACAACAACCCGCAAAATCTATAGCTTTTTTACAGAGGTCGATGATCTTGAACAACACTTATGGGTTGAAGGAGTTCCTTTGTCAAAGAGCGAAGCTCTCTTTTTTACAGGACCTCTCTCCTCCATAACCAGGAGGGGTGTAAACCATGATGCCGATGAAGCCCAATCTTTCGGGTCCCTTGTACCGATGGCGATGTCATCCCCCCAGGGGACGGTGCTTCAGGCAAACCGGGCCTTTCTTGACCTGTGGGGTTTTTCCTTCGAATCCGAGGTAGTCGGCAGAAAAACTTCGGAATTCTGGTTCGACGCAAATAAAGCGTATGTTGCATTAAAAAGTACGGTAAACCGCGGCAAATGGGTCGGTGATCTGACGGGAGTAAAGAAAGACGACAGCAGGTTCCATGTGGAAGTATCGGTATCCCTTGTTCGCAATTCCGAGGGAAAGGCCCTCTGCGTTGTTGCCTCCTTTCTGGACCGCTCCATTGAATCAGAGTCCATTCAGTCCCTCATCTTCCATAACCGGCTCCTGGAGTCAGTGCAGGAAGCAGTGATAGCCACTGACCTGGTCGGGACTATCCTCTATTGGGGCAGCGGGGCACAAAAACTGTACGGATATTCCCGGGAAGAGGTCCTTGGGAAATTCGTCGGATACATTGTATCACCGGATGATCAAGAAAGTCTTTATAAACGACTCAGCACCGCCTATACTACCGGCCTCTGGCAGGGCCGCTGCATGAAAATCAGAAAAGACGGGTCTTTTTTCTGGGCCGATACAACCGTCTCCCTGGTTCATGATGAAGACGGCAAACCATCCGGTTTTGTTGGAACAGAACGGGACGTAAGCACTGAGGTCTCGTATCAGGAGTCTCTGGAAAATACTCTGGAAGAACTGGAGATTATCCACGCTACCGAGCAGTCCATTTTATCAGAAAAAGAGAGTGACGCCGTTGCCCAGGTAGCCCTGAAGAGAATAGTAAACACAGTGGGATGCGACAGGGCTACAATTACTCTAGTAAATACCGGCGGCCGGAGTGCCCGACTTATAGCAGAGTATCCAGAGGACCCCGAAACAGGCATGCCCTGGACGGCGGAAATTCCTATGTCCGCCTTTGGTCCGGAACCACTGAATATAAAGAACGGGGTAAATATTGTTGAGAATATATCCAGAATTTACCATAAAGACCCCATCCACACCCACCTTATACAAATAGGCATCTATTCCTATGTTAATATACAGCTTACTACAGGGGATGATGTAATCGGTTTTATTAATCTTGGATTCAGAGAACCCGGCAAGATACCAGGACAAGCAGTGACCTTTACGCGGGCTCTGGCACCTACCATCGCCCTTGTACTGCAAAAAGTTACAGATGCGGAGCGGGAACATCAAAACGCAGTACGGATACGAAAACTCCGGCAGCGGGCGGAATTCTCTGCCGCCATGGAAAGGACCCGCATCAGCCGTATGCTCCACGACTATCTGGGACAGGACTTAACACTTGCCGGTCTTGACCTGGCTTTACTTCGCCGATTAATAAAAAGTGCGCGTGCAGATAATGACATTGAAGCTGTAATTGATAAGCTGGAACAGCGTTTGAGTCAGATTGGAGCGCGGACCCGGGAGGTCCTGCTGGAGCTCCATGACAGGACAATACCAGAACAATCCATATTCGACAGTCTGCAGGAGTATTGTACAAATCTGAAACAGAGTACAGGGATAAAGATACACTTCAGGAAACATAAAGAGGAGCGTTTTCCTCTAGGAACGGAGCAGCAAACGGAGATAGAATCCGCGGCGGTGGAGGCTATTAATAACGCGGTCAAGCATTCCATGGCAACAAGCCTCGTGGTATCTGTCCATTCTACCAAGAAATTGCTGGAAATTACAATCCAGGACGACGGTATCGGATTCCAGCCTTGTGGCGATCATAAAGAGTCCAGACCCGCGGGATGGGGAATTCAGTTTATCCGTGAACATCTCGAAGCAATCGGAGGAAGCGCCACACTCTTCTCCCGCCTTGGCAGTGGAACACACTGGATACTACAGATCGGAAGATGAAGCAGAAGAAAACCCAGCACACCGTTTTTCTGGCGGATGACCATACCCTTGTAAGGGAGGGACTTAAGCTGCTGATTGAGTCGGATCCCGCGTTTACCGTAACAGGGGAATGCTCCAATGGTCCTGACACTATACGGCTCTGCAGGGAACTTGTTCCTGACATAGCTATTATTGACATTGCCATGCCCGGCATTTCGGGGCTTGATGTGGTAGACGAAATAATGCGCTCCCCCGGTTCAACAAGGATTGTAATGATCTCCTTTCAGGCCCTGCCGGAACAGATTATCCGGGCCAGGCGAAGCGGGGCTACGGGTTTCGTGCTTAAAGATGCTACCGGGCGGGAGCTTCTGAGCGCCATGCACGCGGTAATCGGGGGAAAAACCTTTTTTTCCCAGGGAGTCGCCTCCTGTATTCTGCAGCAACTCATGGAATCCAATAAATCCCCATCATGCGGTTGTACCGACAGCCCATCCCTTACAGCTCTCAGTCTGCGGGAGCGGCAGGTGCTTCAGATGCTGGCGGAGGGAAAAAAGAACAGCCTTATCGCAGAGCTCCTGCATTTATCCATTAAAACCGTGGAAACCTACCGCAGCCGTATTATGCAAAAGCCGGGCCTTCACAGTCTCGCAGAGCTGGTACGTTTTGCCGTACAGAACGGTCTGGTTGATTCTCAGGGATAACCTTACAGTAATCACGGTATATTTGTAGAAATTATTCTATATACCTTACAGGCTTTCCCTACCCATCTCCGATATTCGAACACAACCTGACAAGTTCTCCCGATATAAATTTAACATATTAACTATTTATTATTCATTTAAGAAATAACAAATCCAAGGGGTAAAAGAATGCGCTTAAGCCTGGCCGCCAGAATCTTTTTCAGTTTTTTTATTTTGATCCTGTTACTGGTCATTTCATCACTGTTTGGTATTTACGCCCTTGGGCGCATGAATAGCAATCTCAATCATATTGTGGACTACACATCTTCCCGGATTCAGCAATCTGAGAAGGTTCGTTCCCATGTACTTGACATCATCCGGATGCAAAAAAACCTTTTACTCTCCGAATCCGCTTATGAACAACAGGAATTTCTCAAGGATATAGACACTGATATGATGTGACCTTTGTCAAGGTTTTTTCTTTCTCTACACGATAAAACTCCCAAAATATTGAACGAAGAAAAGGATTGATAGACAGGAAATCAGTTTTCGGCATTTGACCATTCTGATATACGCATATTGGTTAATGCAGGCCAATGGTCCGCCTAAAGCCCTTTCTGTCTAAAAACGTGAATCACCTCTTGGGTGTCAACATAGTGTCCTCGAAGATAGCTGGATCGTTGCCCGATTATCCTGTCTATCAATCCCTCTCATCTAAAACCCCTCTTATCGAAACAGTATTGGTTAGTTGATTCTATTGTTCATCATCCCCCAGATGAAGCAGGATAACTCTCTGGCAACAGCGACGGTCGCCTTGTTGTGATGCACACCGCGAGCAACAAGATTATTGTACACTCTGTGCAATCTCCTGTTAGCCCTGTCAGCATACGCAATGACATCCGGATCATTTCCTTTCTGTCTCGCCAGGAGACGCTTTGATTTCTTTCCATAGATATTGCTTCGCAGGGTTGATTTGGCTCCTTCGATAAGCAGGAGCCGTAAACGTTCATTCCCGGCCTTTGTGATACTCCCTCGCCGTTCTCTCTGACCACTGGAGTTCTCCTTGGGAACCAGGCCCAGAAACGAGGAGAACTGCTGTGAGTTTGCAAACCGGGAGAAGTCCCCAATCTCTGAAATAAACGATAATGCCGTATGCGTCTCTATTCCCCTGAAACAGCGAAGTCTCGATACCCGGTCTCGGTAGGCATCCAAGGCGGCCAACTCTTCGATCCGCTGATTATAGCGGTCTACCTTTTCCTGTTGGTCGTGTACTTCCTGCAGATATTCAGTAAACGTTTCCTGGTCGACCTCATCATGAAACAGTTGCCCCTTCAGCCATGTATAGTGGGCAATTGTCCAAGAATTTTTTCCCTCGGTGAAACATCGTCCATGACGCAGTAGAAAGGACAACAGGTTCTGTTTTGCTCGTCCTAGAGCCTTTTTCCGGGTATTTCTCAGCCGTGTATAATTTTTTACCGCTTCATCTTGTGGCGTCGGTATATGCACGGCACTGTAGGTCCCCCACGCCAGGTGTCTGGCCAGTTCTTCAGCATCTATCCTGTCTGTTTTTATGTGATTGCCTGGTGCTTTCGGCAACGTAGTCGGGGCCATAATCACACAGGGGATATCTGCTTTCGCCAAATCCCGGTAGAGTCCGTATCCGGTTGGACCTGCTTCATAACCGCAGAGTACTGTACACTCAGGATGTTCCTTTTGTAGTTTTCGTACATATTTGATCACCAGAGAGCTCTTGCTGGCGATTCTGGTTTGCCCGAAACTCTTCTGGGCTGAAAAGTTGAATGAACACAGCGAGTAAGTATCTTTGTGG from Marispirochaeta sp. encodes the following:
- a CDS encoding YifB family Mg chelatase-like AAA ATPase; its protein translation is MTIYSYASFGYEGELVTVEVDLRPALPGIEIVGLPDSAIREAKERIRVAIRNSGFEYPSKRILINLYPAGVPKAGASFDLPIALGILAACGIPEDPPERILAMGELQLSGRIRAVDGVIAALHESEMLGNLPRLVPGENSPEAAASGLKNIYPVTDLTAAVELLQDPGAGKSAEAEEGSLSKRESDAGPDYGDMAGCPELLRALQIAAVGGHHTMLFGPPGSGKSMAAVRFPSILPSLFHREALEVTRIYSVAGKLPRRSGLIKTPPFRKPHHSASREGLIGGGPFLQPGEVSLAHNGVLLLDEAAEFQSGVLQALREPVEQRRVDLVRAQRRAFFPASFQLLLTLNPCPCGNLGKEDAVCLCTDREISRYWKTLGGALLDRIDIRIPLQPAGPEALLHGERKSSDLLREQVSRGRTTGRKLRGVDRLNSELEGRELVNAAALDPDTQRVLLEETHREGFSNRAVHGVLKVARSIADLEGSGRVLGTHIVEAVGLRGVGENLFYSGLRVPAR
- the rnhA gene encoding ribonuclease HI is translated as MTQNTEIHIYTDGGCWGNPGPGGWAYCILLDGDTLEKNGGDGATTNNRMELTAVIEALTEVRGRQEWHLRPVAVHTDSQYVKNGITSWIETWSRNGWKTAAKKPVKNQDLWVPLKKLRDSLNIRWQWVKGHAGNEHNERCDALVQEAVASVQAAKKSDPI
- a CDS encoding PAS domain S-box protein, with product MFGIEGDKALRQVEQTVKGTTTRKIYSFFTEVDDLEQHLWVEGVPLSKSEALFFTGPLSSITRRGVNHDADEAQSFGSLVPMAMSSPQGTVLQANRAFLDLWGFSFESEVVGRKTSEFWFDANKAYVALKSTVNRGKWVGDLTGVKKDDSRFHVEVSVSLVRNSEGKALCVVASFLDRSIESESIQSLIFHNRLLESVQEAVIATDLVGTILYWGSGAQKLYGYSREEVLGKFVGYIVSPDDQESLYKRLSTAYTTGLWQGRCMKIRKDGSFFWADTTVSLVHDEDGKPSGFVGTERDVSTEVSYQESLENTLEELEIIHATEQSILSEKESDAVAQVALKRIVNTVGCDRATITLVNTGGRSARLIAEYPEDPETGMPWTAEIPMSAFGPEPLNIKNGVNIVENISRIYHKDPIHTHLIQIGIYSYVNIQLTTGDDVIGFINLGFREPGKIPGQAVTFTRALAPTIALVLQKVTDAEREHQNAVRIRKLRQRAEFSAAMERTRISRMLHDYLGQDLTLAGLDLALLRRLIKSARADNDIEAVIDKLEQRLSQIGARTREVLLELHDRTIPEQSIFDSLQEYCTNLKQSTGIKIHFRKHKEERFPLGTEQQTEIESAAVEAINNAVKHSMATSLVVSVHSTKKLLEITIQDDGIGFQPCGDHKESRPAGWGIQFIREHLEAIGGSATLFSRLGSGTHWILQIGR
- a CDS encoding response regulator transcription factor, yielding MKQKKTQHTVFLADDHTLVREGLKLLIESDPAFTVTGECSNGPDTIRLCRELVPDIAIIDIAMPGISGLDVVDEIMRSPGSTRIVMISFQALPEQIIRARRSGATGFVLKDATGRELLSAMHAVIGGKTFFSQGVASCILQQLMESNKSPSCGCTDSPSLTALSLRERQVLQMLAEGKKNSLIAELLHLSIKTVETYRSRIMQKPGLHSLAELVRFAVQNGLVDSQG
- a CDS encoding MCP four helix bundle domain-containing protein is translated as MRLSLAARIFFSFFILILLLVISSLFGIYALGRMNSNLNHIVDYTSSRIQQSEKVRSHVLDIIRMQKNLLLSESAYEQQEFLKDIDTDMM
- a CDS encoding IS110 family transposase; this encodes MNTVTHIGIDVHKDTYSLCSFNFSAQKSFGQTRIASKSSLVIKYVRKLQKEHPECTVLCGYEAGPTGYGLYRDLAKADIPCVIMAPTTLPKAPGNHIKTDRIDAEELARHLAWGTYSAVHIPTPQDEAVKNYTRLRNTRKKALGRAKQNLLSFLLRHGRCFTEGKNSWTIAHYTWLKGQLFHDEVDQETFTEYLQEVHDQQEKVDRYNQRIEELAALDAYRDRVSRLRCFRGIETHTALSFISEIGDFSRFANSQQFSSFLGLVPKENSSGQRERRGSITKAGNERLRLLLIEGAKSTLRSNIYGKKSKRLLARQKGNDPDVIAYADRANRRLHRVYNNLVARGVHHNKATVAVARELSCFIWGMMNNRIN